From Ornithorhynchus anatinus isolate Pmale09 chromosome X3, mOrnAna1.pri.v4, whole genome shotgun sequence, the proteins below share one genomic window:
- the LOC100092261 gene encoding olfactory receptor 14A16-like, whose translation MGFFGGWGRLRASGGKFSRRVQLLFGFHEPAGVNLSTGIKFQLVEFSSNREVRLVQAALFLLVYLAALTGNLLVVAVTVLDRRLRAPMYFFLGHLSVLDLCYVSATVPQSVHNALTDRRSISLPGCVMQVLSVITFACSELFVLTAMSYDRYVAICRPLSYESIMAPGACGKMASASWLVGVLIGSLNSAGTFSLPFCGPTDLRRFFCDVPSLLKISCSESHLLEDVTLILGSLLGFLCLGLIAASYARILGAVLRMPAAEGRAGAFSTCLPHLVVVALFVSTVIVAHLKPLSDPPSTPDLLVSVFYAVVPPALNPLIYSLRNRDVKAALEKLVGGIFSPKR comes from the exons ATGG gattctttgGTGGATGGGGAAGATTGAGAGCTTCAGGAGGGAAGTTCAGCCGCAGGGTGCAGCTGCTATTTGGCTTCCAC GAGCCAGCCGGCGTCAATCTCTCCACCGGGATCAAATTCCAGCTCGTGGAGTTTTCCAGCAACCGGGAGGTGAGGCTGGTCCAGGCCGCGCTGTTCCTCCTGGTCTACCTGGCGGCCCTGACGGGGAACCTCCTCGTCGTCGCCGTCACCGTCCTCGACCGGCGGCTCCGcgcccccatgtacttcttcctcggcCACCTGTCCGTCCTCGACCTCTGCTACGTCTCCGCCACCGTCCCCCAGTCCGTCCACAACGCCCTGACCGACCGTAGATCCATCTCTCTCCCGGGCTGTGTGATGCAGGTGTTGTCGGTGATCACGTTCGCCTGCTCGGAGCTGTTCGTCCTCACGGCCATGTCCTACGACCGCTACGTGGCCATCTGCCGCCCCCTGAGCTACGAGTCCATCATGGCCCCGGGGGCCTGCGGGAAGATGGCCTCCGCCTCCTGGCTGGTGGGGGTCCTGATAGGCTCCCTGAACTCGGCCggcactttctccctccccttctgcggCCCCACGGACCTCCGGCGGTTCTTCTGCGACGTCCCTTCCCTGCTGAAGATCTCCTGCTCCGAGAGTCACCTCTTGGAGGACGTCACCTTGATCTTGGGTTCCCTCCTGGGCTTCCTCTGCCTAGGGTTGATCGCCGCCTCTTACGCGCGCATCCTCGGGGCCGTGCTGAGGATGCCGGccgccgagggccgggccggagccttctccacctgcctgccccacctcGTCGTGGTGGCTCTTTTCGTCTCCACCGTGATCGTCGCCCACCTCAAGCCGCTCTCGGACCCCCCCTCGACCCCGGACCTGCTGGTGTCCGTGTTCTACGCCGTGGTgccccccgccctcaaccccctcatctacagcctgaggaaccgcGACGTGAAGGCCGCCCTGGAGAAGCTAGTGGGGGGGATCTTTTCTCCCAAGAGATAA
- the LOC114807579 gene encoding collagen alpha-1(I) chain-like → MAAALVRAGAHGSPTFEDVAVTFSPEERASPGPAERRLYWDVTLENYRNLLSLGGEGPTGTGEPVPRGPEGVEGAVFPRAVSGKLVRTGPGAFRGGTGPGSRGRPDRARGAREGALPGEEGARLRGVRKSLQPALHPRHAPEDPHRGETPRAPPEREGFQRPLGPRDPPADPHRGETLPVRRVRRGLRPALGPDGAAEDPHRREALPLRRPRPGLPGLLHPGQASAGPHGRGALRVRRVREGVRPALRPRRPPEDSQRGQARRVRRVRRGLRRPLGARQPSEGPHRGEALRVRRARKGLRPEPGPDEASEDPRGRGAPSVRGGLRRPLGPGDASGDPRRGETSRGRRARQG, encoded by the exons ATGGCCGCCGCCCTCGTCCGAGCCGGGGCTCAC GGGTCGCCGACCTTCGAGGACGTGGCCGTGACCTTCAGCCCGGAGGAGCGGGCGAGCCCGGGTCCCGCCGAGCGCCGCCTCTACTGGGACGTGACGCTGGAGAACTACCGGAACCTCCTCTCCCTGG GTGGCGAGGGCCCGACCGGGACCGGCGAGCCCGTCCCCCGCGGGCCGGAGGGGGTCGAGGGAGCGGTTTTCCCGAGGGCGGTCTCCGGGAAGCTCGTCCGGACCGGCCCCGGGGCCTTCCGcggcgggacggggccggggagccgggggcggcccgACCGGGCCCGGGGAGCCCGGGAGGGAGCCCTCCCCGGAGAGGAAGGCGCGCGCCTGCGGGGAGTGCGGAAGAGCCTTCAGCCGGCACTCCACCCTCGTCACGCACCGGAGGATCCACACCGGGGAGAGACCCCACGGGCGCCACCAGAGCGAGAAGGCTTTCAGCGACCACTCGGTCCCCGTGACCCACCGGCGGATCCACACCGGGGAGAAACCCTACCGGTGCGGCGAGTGCGGCGGGGTCTTCGGCCAGCACTCGGCCCTGACGGAGCAGCGGAGGATCCACACCGGAGAGAAGCCCTACCGCTGCGGCGACCGCGGCCGGGCCTTCCGGGACTCCTCCACCCTGGTCAAGCATCAGCGGGTCCACACGGGAGAGGAGCCCTACGGGTGCGGCGAGTGCGGGAAGGCGTTCGGCCAGCGCTCCGTCCTCGTCGACCGCCAGAGGATTCACAGCGGGGCCAGGCCCGACGGGTGCGACGGGTGCGGCGAGGCCTTCGGCGGCCGCTCGGCGCCCGTCAGCCATCTGAGGGTCCACACCGGGGAGAAGCCCTTCGGGTGCGGCGAGCGCGGAAGGGTCTTCGGCCAGAACCCGGCCCGGACGAGGCATCAGAGGATCCACGGGGGAGAGGGGCCCCGTCGGTGCGGGGAGGCCTCCGGCGACCCCTCGGTCCCGGCGACGCCTCGGGGGATCCGCGCCGGGGAGAGACCTCAcgggggcggcgggcgcggcAAGGCTGA